In one window of Nesterenkonia sandarakina DNA:
- a CDS encoding AMIN-like domain-containing (lipo)protein: MTRRATFLTASIAAGTLALAGCGSPEEDSEPAATPDAPSTTVDETSVEDSPTDTNGEGDGSSLETSREGMPDFSQFGIEAQEKEFTASPEERGTLSAVRDGEHEGYERLVFEFSDAPSSSIYARFVDAASTGMPDVGDTSDPMDGLEVLELTVNGLVDEMTVHTPELHADEHWYPPQGDLLAEVSLGLLFEGTGTYFVGLNAETEFQLSLAEDPHRVILDFATP, from the coding sequence GTGACCCGTCGCGCCACGTTCCTCACTGCCTCTATCGCCGCGGGAACCCTCGCCCTGGCGGGCTGCGGCTCCCCGGAAGAAGACTCCGAACCGGCAGCAACCCCGGACGCACCCTCGACCACGGTGGACGAAACCAGCGTTGAGGACTCTCCTACGGACACGAACGGCGAGGGTGACGGCAGTTCCTTGGAGACGTCCAGGGAGGGCATGCCCGACTTCAGCCAGTTCGGAATCGAGGCGCAGGAGAAGGAGTTCACGGCCTCACCGGAAGAACGCGGCACGCTCAGCGCTGTCCGCGACGGTGAGCACGAGGGATACGAACGCTTGGTCTTCGAATTCTCCGACGCTCCTTCCTCCTCGATCTACGCGCGCTTCGTCGATGCCGCCTCGACGGGAATGCCCGACGTCGGAGATACCTCAGATCCGATGGATGGCCTCGAAGTCTTGGAACTGACCGTCAATGGCCTGGTGGATGAGATGACCGTCCATACACCGGAGCTGCACGCCGATGAACACTGGTACCCACCCCAGGGTGATCTTCTCGCTGAGGTCTCGCTCGGCCTGTTGTTCGAAGGCACAGGCACCTACTTCGTGGGACTCAACGCGGAGACGGAATTCCAGCTGAGTCTCGCGGAAGACCCGCATCGCGTCATCTTGGATTTCGCCACTCCCTAG
- a CDS encoding GntR family transcriptional regulator — MPVPNTSPVRRRSLLREDVYRAIRDAIVRGQIAPGEKLVDGELQEWLGVSRTPIREALLRLERTGLVTAVPGRSTMATPYEPEAVEQARVVAAELHALAVKLAVPSLLPADLEALREANSSLSRGGQAQSSEDCVAADDAFHQVFIDRSGNNVLAAQLEQVMPVLRRAEYLHFDSAQAQASVIQHEEIVAAAASGDAEGTAALARRNWLALEAR; from the coding sequence ATGCCAGTACCCAACACCAGCCCTGTGCGACGCCGCTCCCTCTTGCGGGAGGACGTCTACCGGGCCATCCGTGACGCCATCGTCCGCGGTCAGATCGCGCCGGGGGAGAAGCTGGTGGACGGTGAGCTGCAGGAGTGGTTGGGAGTCTCCCGGACCCCCATTCGCGAGGCGCTGCTGCGCCTGGAGCGCACCGGGCTGGTCACCGCTGTGCCGGGCAGGTCGACCATGGCTACGCCCTATGAGCCGGAGGCTGTCGAGCAGGCGCGGGTAGTCGCCGCTGAACTGCATGCTCTGGCGGTGAAGCTCGCGGTGCCGAGCCTGTTGCCCGCGGACCTGGAGGCCTTGCGTGAGGCGAACTCGTCCCTCTCCCGTGGCGGGCAGGCGCAGAGTTCGGAGGACTGCGTCGCCGCCGATGACGCCTTCCACCAGGTCTTCATCGATCGCAGCGGCAACAACGTGCTCGCCGCCCAGCTGGAGCAGGTGATGCCGGTACTGCGCCGCGCCGAGTATCTGCATTTCGACTCCGCCCAGGCTCAGGCGTCTGTGATCCAGCACGAGGAGATCGTCGCTGCGGCTGCCTCGGGGGACGCAGAAGGCACTGCGGCTTTGGCCAGACGAAACTGGCTCGCGTTGGAAGCTCGCTGA
- a CDS encoding 1-aminocyclopropane-1-carboxylate deaminase — MALSDFERYPLTFGPSPVHRLERLTQHLGGAQIWAKREDVNSGLAYGGNKTRKLEYIAPDIIASGADTLVSIGGYQSNHTRQVAALAAKLGLKARLVQEKWVDWPDAVNDKVGNILLSRLMGAEVTLSPAGFDIGIRSSWQEAISEVEEAGGVPYPIPAGASEHKYGGLGFANWAYEVEQQEQELGVFFDTIVVCTVTGSTHAGMIAGFAGQDRPRRVLGIDASATIEKTRGQVAKIARHTAELIGLGRSLGDDEITVLEGWAGDLYGIPVKSTLEAMRTTAQLEGMIIDPVYEGKSMAGLIDLVREGEIGPDSNVLYAHLGGQPALNAYSGII; from the coding sequence ATGGCCCTGTCCGACTTCGAACGCTATCCGCTCACCTTTGGCCCCAGCCCCGTCCACCGCCTGGAGCGGCTGACGCAGCATCTGGGCGGAGCGCAGATCTGGGCTAAACGCGAGGACGTGAACTCGGGCCTTGCCTACGGGGGAAACAAGACCCGGAAGCTGGAGTACATCGCTCCGGACATCATTGCCTCGGGCGCGGACACCTTGGTCAGCATCGGGGGCTACCAGTCCAACCACACCCGCCAGGTGGCCGCCCTGGCCGCGAAGCTCGGCCTGAAGGCCCGGCTGGTCCAGGAGAAGTGGGTGGACTGGCCCGACGCCGTCAATGACAAGGTCGGCAATATCCTGCTCTCCCGGTTGATGGGTGCCGAAGTGACGCTCAGTCCCGCGGGATTCGACATCGGCATACGGTCGAGCTGGCAGGAGGCCATCTCCGAGGTCGAGGAGGCCGGAGGCGTTCCCTATCCGATCCCGGCGGGGGCCTCCGAGCATAAATACGGTGGACTGGGTTTCGCCAACTGGGCTTATGAGGTCGAACAGCAGGAACAAGAGCTGGGTGTCTTCTTCGACACCATTGTGGTCTGCACGGTGACCGGCTCCACCCACGCGGGGATGATCGCCGGGTTCGCTGGACAGGACCGGCCGCGCCGGGTGCTCGGGATCGACGCCTCAGCCACCATCGAGAAGACAAGGGGCCAGGTGGCGAAGATCGCACGACATACCGCGGAGCTCATCGGGCTGGGCCGGAGTCTGGGTGATGATGAGATCACTGTGCTCGAGGGCTGGGCCGGAGACCTCTATGGGATTCCGGTGAAGTCCACGCTGGAGGCCATGCGGACCACTGCTCAGCTGGAAGGGATGATCATCGACCCCGTCTATGAAGGCAAGTCGATGGCAGGGCTGATCGACTTGGTGCGCGAGGGCGAGATCGGCCCTGACTCCAACGTGCTCTACGCCCATCTGGGCGGGCAGCCTGCGCTGAATGCGTATTCCGGAATCATCTGA
- a CDS encoding transketolase-like TK C-terminal-containing protein, producing MQNPDRQGPSGVDEEDRQFETSVQRHPAPSVNERPLSAASSFSGSTLDAVAQRVLWLSTAIIDAANRGRETAGGIKVGGHQSSSASMVGIMTALWFAELGSKDRVSVKPHASPVLHAINYLLGDLDEEYLPTLRSKGGLQSYPSRSKDPDTVDFSTGSVGIGATAPVWAALSRRYLQDHFQLPEGGRFYSLLGDAEMDEGAVWEAIIDPEVRQLGDVVWIVDLNRQSLDRVIPDVQIQRLQGMFAAADWQVLTCTWGRRLQRLFSQPGGELLRRRLEEMPNQEYQRLLRSHPDEAAARLLGDGPDPQLAELVSSLEPRDLAEALRDLGGHDIQELLATYQKIDDTRPTVIFAYTIKGRGLATEGHPSNHAAQLTEEQMRELAALSGTNLDSPWGRFPEGTEEAALCSETAGRLSRTPVPQTSGIPVPKELKWKHKQLTSTQATLGRLLSDLKRADPANARRIVTVSPDVASSTNLGGWINKTGVWSLSERRDWFSDDDETVLHWQENPHGQHIELGISEVNLVSLIGELGATWSRWGEPLAPIGVLYDPFVPRALEPWMFGTYAGGQSILVGTPSGVSLAPEGGAHQSMNTPSIGISTPGLDYWEPAFAQDLEWSLLEAISHLGRPGGRSAYFRLSTRPVEQSLAALPEDPALWERRRRQALAGGYRISTHSAEEDHVVLVGAGAVMPNLCEAAETLDTHGVKAGIVNVTSPSRLFQAMRARDSLEPGPGTAILEQLFPTAHPAPLITVLDGHPHALSFLAGVRGDRTRMLGVTEYGQSSSLPEAHALHGIDAGTITSAALDSLGR from the coding sequence ATGCAGAATCCCGACAGGCAGGGCCCTAGCGGCGTCGACGAGGAAGACCGCCAGTTCGAGACCAGCGTTCAGCGCCATCCCGCGCCGAGCGTGAATGAGCGTCCGCTCTCCGCGGCTTCTTCCTTCAGCGGGTCCACTCTCGACGCCGTGGCCCAGCGGGTGCTGTGGCTCTCCACCGCGATCATCGACGCCGCGAACCGGGGCCGCGAGACTGCCGGTGGCATCAAGGTCGGGGGCCATCAGTCCTCCTCAGCGTCGATGGTGGGCATCATGACGGCCTTGTGGTTCGCCGAGCTGGGTTCGAAGGACCGCGTGTCGGTGAAGCCTCATGCCTCCCCGGTGCTGCATGCGATCAACTATCTGCTGGGTGACCTGGACGAGGAGTATCTGCCCACCCTGCGTTCCAAGGGCGGGCTGCAGTCCTATCCGAGCCGTTCCAAGGACCCGGACACGGTGGACTTCTCCACCGGATCCGTCGGGATCGGCGCCACGGCGCCGGTGTGGGCGGCACTGTCGCGGCGCTATCTGCAGGACCATTTCCAGCTCCCGGAGGGCGGTCGGTTCTACAGCCTGCTGGGCGATGCCGAGATGGACGAGGGGGCCGTCTGGGAAGCCATCATCGATCCCGAGGTCCGCCAGCTCGGAGATGTGGTCTGGATCGTCGATCTGAACCGGCAGTCGCTGGACCGGGTGATCCCCGACGTGCAGATCCAGCGCCTGCAGGGGATGTTCGCAGCCGCCGACTGGCAGGTGTTGACCTGCACCTGGGGCAGGCGCCTGCAACGGCTCTTCAGCCAGCCCGGCGGGGAGCTGCTGCGGCGACGGCTCGAAGAGATGCCCAACCAGGAGTACCAGCGACTGTTGCGCTCCCACCCGGACGAGGCCGCGGCCAGGCTGCTCGGAGACGGACCGGACCCACAGCTGGCCGAGCTGGTCTCCAGCCTGGAGCCCCGTGACCTGGCAGAGGCCCTGCGGGACCTGGGAGGTCACGACATCCAGGAACTTCTGGCCACCTACCAGAAGATCGACGACACCCGGCCCACCGTCATCTTCGCCTACACCATCAAGGGCCGCGGCCTGGCCACCGAAGGCCACCCCAGCAACCACGCCGCGCAGCTGACCGAGGAACAGATGCGTGAACTCGCCGCGCTCTCCGGGACGAACCTCGACTCCCCCTGGGGACGATTCCCCGAGGGGACGGAGGAGGCTGCGCTCTGCTCTGAGACCGCGGGACGGCTGAGCCGGACTCCGGTGCCGCAGACCAGCGGCATTCCGGTGCCCAAGGAGCTGAAGTGGAAGCACAAACAACTGACCTCCACCCAGGCCACGCTGGGCCGACTGCTCTCCGACCTGAAGCGCGCCGACCCCGCGAACGCCCGCCGCATCGTCACCGTCAGCCCGGACGTCGCGTCCTCCACCAACCTGGGCGGTTGGATCAACAAAACCGGTGTGTGGTCGCTGAGCGAACGCCGAGACTGGTTCTCCGACGACGACGAGACCGTGCTGCACTGGCAGGAGAACCCGCACGGTCAACACATCGAGCTGGGGATCTCCGAGGTCAACCTGGTCAGCCTCATCGGCGAGCTGGGCGCCACCTGGTCCCGATGGGGCGAACCCCTCGCCCCCATCGGGGTCCTCTATGACCCCTTCGTCCCGCGGGCCCTGGAGCCATGGATGTTCGGCACCTACGCCGGTGGCCAGTCGATCCTGGTTGGAACCCCGTCTGGGGTCAGCCTGGCCCCAGAGGGCGGCGCCCACCAGTCGATGAACACGCCCTCCATCGGGATCTCCACGCCTGGGTTGGACTATTGGGAGCCGGCTTTCGCACAGGACCTGGAGTGGAGCCTGCTCGAGGCCATCTCCCACCTGGGACGGCCCGGTGGGCGGTCAGCCTACTTCCGGCTCTCCACCCGTCCAGTAGAACAGTCCCTCGCTGCGCTTCCCGAAGACCCGGCCCTTTGGGAACGACGGCGACGCCAAGCCCTGGCCGGGGGTTACCGGATCAGCACCCATTCAGCCGAGGAGGATCATGTGGTGCTCGTCGGCGCAGGAGCGGTGATGCCCAACCTCTGCGAGGCCGCAGAGACCCTGGACACCCACGGTGTGAAGGCCGGCATCGTCAACGTCACCAGCCCGTCCCGGCTCTTCCAGGCGATGCGTGCCCGGGACTCCCTTGAACCGGGTCCAGGGACTGCCATCCTGGAGCAGCTCTTTCCCACCGCGCACCCCGCTCCACTGATCACAGTGCTAGACGGTCACCCGCACGCGCTGTCCTTCCTCGCCGGCGTGCGCGGAGACCGCACCAGGATGCTGGGGGTGACCGAGTATGGGCAGTCCTCCTCCCTGCCGGAGGCCCATGCCCTGCACGGCATCGACGCCGGGACGATCACCTCCGCGGCACTGGACTCACTGGGCCGCTGA